The nucleotide sequence GACCTGGAACGATCAAGGAAAAGCTCGAAGTCTCCCTGGATCCTTCGTGTCAGATACACGGCATACACCATAAAAAGCAAAGCGATCAAGCTTGCGGCATATTGGAAATATTGTAAAAAGGCACGCTGCTCTTCCGAATAGGCACTGTAGGCTGCTACCGCAGAGTCCATAGTCTCAAGCAAAACAACATTAAGTTCCTTGATATGCAGCACGGCTTCATTGAGCTGCTTCTGCTTTTCCATCAGTTCAAACATATAGGTGGAATATTTCTGCCACTGTTTATCATTTTCAATCAGCAGTTGATGCAGGTCAGGCCGCTGGTACCAGACCCGGTTCTCCTCAAACCGCTTGAGCGTGGCACCGTAGAGCCCGTACGCCTTCTGGAACTGCGTAAAATAGTTGGCATCTCCTGTGATCAGATACTGTGTCGCACTGAAACCGATACGCTGTGTCAGCATGCGCTGTCGCCCCGCATCGTCAATAACCGCTCCTTCAAGCCCTTCAACGACCATCTGCTTTACCACCCGGTCCGAGATCATCAAGATCGCCTCGTTTTCAGAAGGGAGTGACTCTTTCAGTTTGTTCGTCTCCGCCAGAAGCTCTTGGAATCGGACTACATGATCATCAAATGTTTTCCAAAGTGAAGAGACCTGCAAAAGCCTTTCCGTAATGCACTGCTTGGGTGGTGCATATATCCCTCGTTCCGGGGCACCGTTCATGAGATCCTCCAGGCTTGCATCGAACTCGGCACGAGCAGTATCAAGCGCTTTAAAGTTTCCCTCGTTACGGTTTTGGAGCCATAGCACCTCTTTGGCGATCTGCTGCGTCAGCATCCGTTGCTTACCCGCGATATTGATCACCACGGAGTCCTGTTTTGATGCGTGGTTGATATACACAGTGATACCGACAATTGAGGCGATGATCAGCGAGAGCATGCCGCCGATCAGTTTGATTTTGGATGTAATGGTTCTCATCACGATCCTCTCTTATTCAAAAATTTCCCGCAATGTTGCTTCATCTTTCAAAACTGTTTCACCGTCAACAGTATCGATCATGCCACTGCGTGTCAGTTTTTTCAGAATGCGTGAAAGTGTTTCAGGCTGAATATTCAGCATATAGGCTATCTCCTGCTTCTTGAGCTGGTTGAAACTCCGAAGATCGTTGATCAGCATAAAGGCGACTTTCGCCGTGCCGTCAAACACGATCTCCCGGTTGATGATGCATTGCATCATTTTACTCTTCTTGGCGAACTCTTTCAGCAGTTTCAACATCAGGTTTGGACTGTTCATATACATCTGCTGAAAATGCTCAAAGTCGATAACCAGTACATCACTGTCAATGGCGAATTCCGCATTGGCAAAGCACCCGATACGGTCGAAATCAGTGATCTCTGATATCAGCGTATCGCTGAAAAGGTTGTACATGAACACTTCATTGTCGAACCTGTCTACCTTGTAGATCTTGATCAGCCCCTCTTTCAGATAGTAGATCTCATTGTGCTTCTCTTTTTCATAATAGAGAATCGCGCCCTTCGGGTATTTGCGCAGCAACACAATCTTTATGAGCTTCGCCAGCTCCTCTTGTGACAAGTCCGAGAATAAAGGAATGGTCTTTAGATATTCCTCCGTGACACGCTTGGTCATCGGCAGTGATCCTGATTCATAATACCTCCATTCTATCAAAAATATATATCAACCTATACACCCTTGTCCTTGACCTCGGTCAATGCATCATGCATATGGAAAAGACTATGATGTCCATAATACAAGCAAAAAAAGGATTTACCATGCTGCGCGACCAATTCGGCAGAGACGTGACCTATCTGAGAGTCTCGGTCACCGAACGGTGTAATTTCCGCTGCCAGTACTGCATGCCCGAAAAACCTTTCAGCTGGGTTCCCCGTGAAAATTTGCTCAGCTATGAAGAGCTCTACTCGTTTATACGCATCGGGATCGACCAAGGGATCACGAAAATACGTTTAACGGGGGGCGAACCTTTGACACGTGACGATCTGGACCGCCTGATCGCCATGATCATCGAGTATGCACCAGATGTCGATATCGGGCTCACTACCAACGGTTATCTACTGGAACCGATGGTTGAACGGCTCAGCAATGCAGGATTGAAACGGATCAATGTTTCCCTCGATTCCATGCAAAAAGAGACATTGCATGCCATTACAAAAAAAGATGTTTTAGACAAAGTCAAGGCTGGGATTGAAGCCGCTGTACAAGCAGGCCTGAAAGTCAAGATCAACAGTGTCATCATGAAAAAGGTAAACGAGGATGAAGTCATTGCCCTTTTCGAATATGCCAAAGGGCTTGGGGCGCAAATCCGTTTCATCGAATACATGGAGAACAGTTTTGCCAGCAGCCATGTGCAGGGGCTGACAAGTGATGAGATTCTGGACATTCTGGGTAAGCATGTCAGTTTCAGCCCCGTGCTGATCGGCAGTGATGGTCCGGCGACACTCTATGAATGCACAGACGGGTACCGTTTTGGAACGATCGAACCGCATAAACACGATTTTTGTGCCACTTGCAACCGCATCAGACTCACTGCGGAAGGCGATCTCATTCCCTGCCTGTACTTCGATGAGGCCATGAGTGTCAAAGATGCTTTGCGTGAAAATGATCTTGATCAGGCTGAACAGGTGTTGAGAACCGTCGTCTTCAACAAACCCGAAAAAAACCGCTGGAACGCCAATGACTCCGAAGTCTCAACGCGGGCGTTCTACCAGACGGGTGGATAAAGGCTCACCGACATGAATTACCCGACTTTTTTCGACCAGGCACCTACGATCACCCTTTATGATCCCCTCGCCGACCTGCTGGGTGCGATTGGTGACGGGATCATCACCTACAGCTACCTCGATGCCGTCAAGCTCGCCGGCCACTCCTGTCCGACAGTTGCCGGCGCGTATCTGATGGCGCTCAAAGGCATCGATGCCCTCTACCCGGACAGTGTCCCGCAACGGGGAGATATTGCTGTCACTATCCGGGGCAGCCGCGAGGAGGGAACAAATGGCGTCATCGGGAATGTTCTAGGACTCATCACCGGTGCAGCAGGTGACGAAGGATTCAAAGGGTTGCAGGGCAACTTTGCACGAAACGCACTTCTACACTTTCACCGTGTGCTACCGGAACCAGTCATGATGACATGCAAGAGAACGGGAGACACAATCTATTTAAACTATAACCCTTCAGCCGCACCAACTGCGCAGATTCCCCCGGAACTGATGAAGGCTGTCGCCATGGGCACATCTTCTTTTGAAGAGAAGAAAGCATTCGGCCGCCTTTGGCAGCAGAACGTTGCGGCTATCCTTGCAGACCGGTCAAACCCCGATTTGATCACCATACATAAGGAGTAGCTGAATGATTACCGTACATTGTCTGGGCCCAATAGGCAATCTTGTACTTGAAATCAAAGCTGCGAACC is from Sulfurimonas sp. HSL-1656 and encodes:
- a CDS encoding type IV pili methyl-accepting chemotaxis transducer N-terminal domain-containing protein, which translates into the protein MRTITSKIKLIGGMLSLIIASIVGITVYINHASKQDSVVINIAGKQRMLTQQIAKEVLWLQNRNEGNFKALDTARAEFDASLEDLMNGAPERGIYAPPKQCITERLLQVSSLWKTFDDHVVRFQELLAETNKLKESLPSENEAILMISDRVVKQMVVEGLEGAVIDDAGRQRMLTQRIGFSATQYLITGDANYFTQFQKAYGLYGATLKRFEENRVWYQRPDLHQLLIENDKQWQKYSTYMFELMEKQKQLNEAVLHIKELNVVLLETMDSAVAAYSAYSEEQRAFLQYFQYAASLIALLFMVYAVYLTRRIQGDFELFLDRSRSMADSLKLSEETVRYEPTMETVQTDELSQASLHMSHFVDKINTILQHAQQAIHESEQAANELATVTETMDEEFEGLGIDEASKKDIDRTIDKSEDIVIQTLEELSGTSRLLTKLQENLNSIVTKTEPKPRG
- the moaA gene encoding GTP 3',8-cyclase MoaA; protein product: MLRDQFGRDVTYLRVSVTERCNFRCQYCMPEKPFSWVPRENLLSYEELYSFIRIGIDQGITKIRLTGGEPLTRDDLDRLIAMIIEYAPDVDIGLTTNGYLLEPMVERLSNAGLKRINVSLDSMQKETLHAITKKDVLDKVKAGIEAAVQAGLKVKINSVIMKKVNEDEVIALFEYAKGLGAQIRFIEYMENSFASSHVQGLTSDEILDILGKHVSFSPVLIGSDGPATLYECTDGYRFGTIEPHKHDFCATCNRIRLTAEGDLIPCLYFDEAMSVKDALRENDLDQAEQVLRTVVFNKPEKNRWNANDSEVSTRAFYQTGG
- a CDS encoding Crp/Fnr family transcriptional regulator translates to MTKRVTEEYLKTIPLFSDLSQEELAKLIKIVLLRKYPKGAILYYEKEKHNEIYYLKEGLIKIYKVDRFDNEVFMYNLFSDTLISEITDFDRIGCFANAEFAIDSDVLVIDFEHFQQMYMNSPNLMLKLLKEFAKKSKMMQCIINREIVFDGTAKVAFMLINDLRSFNQLKKQEIAYMLNIQPETLSRILKKLTRSGMIDTVDGETVLKDEATLREIFE